The genomic stretch GGACTTTCCGAGGACCTGCTGGGATGCAGATGTGTGAGGCTGCCCTCAGCCCTGCCTGCCTGGGCCCCTCACTCACCGCTCCCGAGACACCGGATGCTGGAACCCAAGGAGATGGGACACCAGCCCCACCCTGGGAGCCCAGGGTGCATCTGGGGGTGTCGATCATCCCTCTAGGGCTGTGGCCCTGGACACACCACCAGCCTCTAAATCGAGTAATTTCTCCTCGATGCCTGCCCCACACAAGTcaaactttcatttcttcttctacaGAGGCATGAAGTGCTTGGCGGGGTTGCCCCTATATCTCTCTACACTTTCCCAGAACTTTGTCTGTGGCTTGAACAGTTCTCTGGCTCAGTTGCAGTCCCAACTTTCCAAACTATGGATTCACCCAAGTCTCAAAAGTCAAAAATGTGGCTGCATTTTCTCTGGGTTTTTTCGTGCCTGCCCTTCCCTGGGGCTGACAGCTTTGGCCTGACGATCTACATCTTGGCCGTCCGGCACGGTGGCCATGGGCCACTTGTACCTGTTGAGTACCGACTGAATTGAGTTgtgctataaatataaaatatacacggCCACGTTAAAGACTCAgtgccaaacaaacaaaaaaatggaaagcatctcatcaataattttttaattgattacatgttgaaatgataagaatttagaaatatgggaaaaaaataaaaattattagaattcaTTTCACCTGTTCTTTCCCCCTTTTGCCGTGGcttctagaaaattaaaaattacacgTGTGGTGGCCCACATTAGATTTCTACTGGACAACGTTGGTCTAGATTTAACGGTGAAAGGGCTGCAAAGGTGAAAGGAATGACCAGAAGAGGGAAAATACATCGTGCTCAAGATGCTCAAGATGTCTGCGCCGGGTCTAGCTCCACCTTATATTCTTCTgtccctccaccctcacccccatgcTCCACCAGACTGTTCATGAACCACAAACATATGGGGACCACCCTCCCGCGGACCCAAGGCCCCTCTTTAAATGAACTTTTGTCGCCTTCATGGGCCCACTCATGGCCCACCCCCTCCAAAAGCAAGCCCTCCTTCCGCCCACCCACCCTGGCCGGACAGGCTGCTGTTTCTAAACACTGAGTACCCAGTGGACCTCTTGCTGTCACATCCAAACTATTGATTGTTTTTTCCACACATTCTGTTAGAGGCACAGCTCCCTTTGGTGTCCTCCCGTATCTTCTCTGAAGAAAGGATTGTTCTGGGTTTCTTGTACTCCTCCTCTCCCTATGAAAACCCAACGGGAGGGGGGTGAATTTCCAGGCGCTCAGTAAATTCAGAGTCATGGGCAGTGCCCTATGGGGTTACTCCAACAGCGTGGAAGTAAGTTTCACATCCCACAGAATCTGGTTTGGCTCAGTATTCTTTGAAGACCCTACAAAGTCATAACCATGAGCCTAAATCTTCCTTCTGAAAGTTACTTGGAAGATGAGGGAGCAGCAAATGTTCTGGATGCCCACCTGCTCCCCGAGCCTCTCTCACCTAATAGAACCAGCACCTGACGTTTGCTCCATGTCAGGCACTGATCTGAGTGCGTTACAtatacttatttcatttaattaccAAAACATCCCATAAAGTATACTATTTCGTCTCTATTTTACCGATGAGAAAACAGGCACAAAGCAGCCAAGTGCATCACTCAAAGTCACTCAAGGTTAGAGAGACGAAATCTGAATCTGGCAGACAGGCTCTGGGGTGGGCAGTAGGGcaagggaccccccccccccagccctgcctgatGCCCGTACCCTACAAGGAGTCAGTCACAGAAGCTTGGGGTTACCCTATGCagggttgccaggtaaaatacagCACGCTCAAATTAAATTTGAGTTTCAGTTAAACAATGTCTTAGTGTAAGTGTGTCCTAGGGAGACAGGCAGGAGGAAGAAAGCACAGTGGATTGAACATTCACGCTTCAGACGAGGAGTTTTACACTGGAAAGACTGACAGAGGCTGGATTTGCGAGGTTGTCTTTGGCACTCACTGGCCCTGAAGGCTGAAGAGCCAACGTCcagttagagaaaaagaaagttgttCATCACACAATGAAGCCTGGTGGTGCTGTAAAGTCCATTCACCACGGGCACTGAGGGGCTGGGAACTGGCAGGGGGTAAGCTTGACAGTGAGGGGCCGAGACTACGTGTCTCTGTTTGAAAGGCCGGGTGTCATAGTGGaggtgggaatttttttttttggccgctccacgcaccatgggggatcttagttccctgaccaggaattgaacctgcgctgcctgcagtggaagcacgaagtcttaaccactggaccaccagggaagtccctgaaatttttAATGAGCGTGGACCAGGACCTAATCTGCGGGCCCAGTGCAAGCTGAAGATGGGAGGCCCCTTGTTGAAATTCATCaggaatttcaagatggtggcaGCACAGCAGCAAACCAAGTGGGGCTCTGAGCGCAGGGCCTGTGTGACGGCATGTGTCGCTCACCAGAGACCCCGGACTCAAATATCGCTACTGTTTCGCAAGGAACAGGCACGGCACACTGGAGGCTGGTCCAGACCTGCTCACGACTGGGATATGGAGTTGACGGAAGTCTTCCCTCGAGCTGCCATCCTGCCACACGGGCAAAGGCTGCCTCGGGAAGGAATGAACGTCCCTGGCCAGGGTGGCGGGAGGTGGGGACCATCTGTCAGGGTATCTGCGTCACTCTCCCTGCAGCCAGGTTTTTGTGAGCTTTGGCCCAAGGAGGCAGAGGGTGGCTCTTCTTCCTCCTGGTTAGGGGCtcgctctctagagcccgcagaGAAACCCAGAGGGCTTCCTTCCATCAGGGCCATGATGGGAGCCTACGACTCCTGCTTccctggggagcagggagaagcaGGCCGACTTCCCAAGAGAAAGGGCGGACGGGAGCATCAAGTTGCCACTTGGGTCTGGAGGCCCTCTTGCCTGTGGCTTTCCTGGAAAGTTTGCCTCTGATCCTGTGAGCCACGAGGTCCCTGGCATCCTGGCTGCGTGGAGGGACATGGAAGCTCTGGTTACCAGAGCAGCCGATGCCAGACCTCAGGATGGCGGAGGTGCCAGGCCAGGCCGCGGATGGGTGGGGTGTGCTGGAATGGGGCCGAGGACAGGAGTCTTACCTCCAGGGTTCTCAGTGACCCATCTGGAGAATGGATGGGGCGCATGTCAGGATCCGAAGCAGGAAAACATATCAGGGGTCTGAGCCTGACCACGGTGCTCAAAAGCGTCACTTACTACTATTATCATCAATGTTCACTCTCCTGGGACAAAGCTCTGCACCTCCCATACTTACTGCAGCAACGGGCTCAATCaacattcagtaaatgttcattttttaaaacgttGAATTAAAAAAcatctcagggacttccctgatggtgcagtggttaagaatctgcctgccaatgcaggggagacgggttcaagccctggtccgggatgatcccacatgtcgcggagcaaatgcgcccatatgccacaactactgagccggcactctagaccccgcgagccacaactactgggcccacattccacaactactgaagcttgcgcacctacagcccatgctccacaacaagaaaagccactgcaatgagaagtcctcacactgcaacgaagagtagccccgactcgctacaactagagaaagcccgcgtgcagcaacgaagacccagcgcagccaaaaataaataaataaattaattaattaattaaaaaaaacacacacacagtaaaatcACCCCTGAAAAGACGAGGATGCTGACAAAGTAAAATGAGATCATTCTAATCAATTACACCGCTTTTTCAAAAAGATGATTAAAGTAGCAATTTAAAATGACCATGAAATCCTAGCTTTTGTCTCTTTTCAACAACTGGATCTggactaaaaattttttaaaaaccccaaactccaatGCTTGGGTATATTTTATGACTGGAATTCAGCTTTtatttaatttgtcttttaaaaaatgtgttcattttggTTAAGATGAAGTTTGCTTGGTTTTATGTAAGTGAAATACATAGACGCCAGTGGGTTTTCCTGGAGGGGGCCCAGGACTCAAGGCCTGGACACTGGTTCCCATTCATTCCAGGGCCGGAGAGCCGGGCACTGAACGTGGCCTTCCCTGTTCATGTCCCGGCCAGTCTGTGGCCTTGGATGTCTCTCTCTCCTTGTGGCCCTTGCCCCTCATGACTATCAGTGATGAAACAGCACAAGAGGAATGAAAAGCTGTGGGACCAGGACTCAGAAAACCAGAGAACACTGTACGACTTTGACTTGTGGGGCACTTAATCTTTACATGTGTTTTTCATCCAGAGAGACCCTTCAGAAGGGGAAAAGGGGCAAGGTTCAGCGTGCTTGATACCTTGTCTGCTCCTCCCACAGGGCTTCGTCTTCCAGGACAAAaaaggaatttgcatttctccactGGTCTCACACTGAATTCACTTAATCCAATTTgcagggtggggcggggcagATGAAGGGCCTTCGGAAGATGCAGAAATTGAACCCCAGGCTCTGCGGGTTCTCACTTCAGGTTAAGTGTGTTGCCTGGAGTCACGCGGCGGGTTTGCAAAAACAAACTGATACTAAGGTGCCCTTCACCTGCCGGTCCCAGGTGCAGTGGTTCTTAGTTGAGGGAGATTCTGGCCCCTGGGGGACgcctggcaatgtctggagatggtCATGATTGTCACAGTTCAAGGTAGGGGGTGtactgctggcatctagtgggaacaggccagggacgctgctaaactTCCAGCAGTGCACCTGAACACAGAATTATCCCAAATGCAACAGTGTCAAGGGTTAGAAACCCTGTGCTTGAACCATtgagaaagtggcagggtggggagCACCTCTAATTCCTGTGTGTTTTTCAAAGAGAGACATATTAGATCCGAGGCCTGAGGGAGCATCAGAGGTACACGAGGCTCTTGCTACTCAAAACATTGTTCCGGGACCAgcattagaaatgcagagtctcaggcctcaccccagacttACTGAGTCAGATCCTGCCTTTTTAACAAGATCTCAAGGACATGTTCAGGTTCCTTCCAGGCTAGACGGCCCCCCAAAGCCACCTGTAGAGATGGACATTTAACTTGACCTCACATCTCACCCAGGCCAGTGTCCGAATCCGCTTCGCCAGGGTCAGGGTTTCAGGGACAGCCCTTCTCCCTTGAATCTGACCTGTGCCCCCTCCTTTGATTTGCCAGGGGAGGAAGAGCACAGCTGAGTATGTTTCCCGTGTTCCTCCATGCAGGCCTACACCCTGTTGGGACAGTTCCTTCTGATGCACAAGAACGAAGCGGAGTTTCAGAAGTGGCTCATTTGCTGCTGCGGTGCCACCGAGTGTGAGGCCTGGGAGAGCTCGAACTGCCTGAAGGAGTGGTGCTCCTGCTTCCTGTAGACCCTCCCCCCGCACTGCCACTAGGAAATGATACCTCTGCACTGACCCTGGGCTCCAAGtcgttatttttcttttccactttattGACACACATTTGTTATAAAAAGTAGTTCAAGAATGTAAAGAAGGACAAACACAAGAAAAATGACCCCCAGATTCTACCACCCAGAAACCGCCATCATTCACCTTATTCACCAATATCATGCCAACTGTCTCTTAGCATAAATTTATCTAAAGGAatggataattttatttaaaaacggGAATTAAATTTTAAGTCAGCATAGCAGttacctattgctgcataacaaatgaaCCCAAAACGTAGCCGCTTCACGCACACAATCATTTTGTCTCGctcagtttctgagggtcaggaactGAGAGATGCTTAGCTGGGTGGGTCTGTCTCAGGGTCCCCTGTGAGGTTACAAACTGTGGGCCGGGGAGCAGGTTGGTAGGGACTAGGGGACCCACTTCCAAGAAGGCTCCTCACGTGGCTGGTGGCCCGAGGCCACAGCTGGTCTCCGAGTGGGCCTCCCTCGGGCTGTGATGACCTGGCATCTAGCTTCCCCCAGAGTGGGTGACCCAGGAGGGAATAAGAGAGCAGGAAGCTGCAGTCTTTCATGACCTAGACTCTGATTCACACAACATCACTTCTGCCTTGTTCTAGTTTTAGAACCAAGTGCCTACATCCTCAAGGGAGAATTAAACTTTCTTGAAA from Balaenoptera acutorostrata chromosome 15, mBalAcu1.1, whole genome shotgun sequence encodes the following:
- the BANF2 gene encoding barrier-to-autointegration factor-like protein produces the protein MDHMSPRLRAFLSEPIGEKDVAWVDGVSRELAINLCTKGFNKAYTLLGQFLLMHKNEAEFQKWLICCCGATECEAWESSNCLKEWCSCFL